One genomic window of Prochlorococcus sp. MIT 0801 includes the following:
- a CDS encoding DUF6447 family protein, protein MAKVTIDGKEYNTDELSDTVNSQLLSLQFAQNELKRLDAQIAVFKTAVSAYSQALKDELSKQS, encoded by the coding sequence ATGGCTAAAGTAACAATTGATGGCAAAGAATACAATACTGACGAGCTCAGTGATACAGTTAATTCTCAGCTTTTAAGTTTACAGTTTGCCCAAAATGAACTTAAAAGATTAGATGCTCAAATTGCTGTTTTCAAAACTGCCGTATCAGCTTATTCTCAAGCTCTTAAAGATGAATTATCAAAACAAAGTTAA
- a CDS encoding ABC transporter transmembrane domain-containing protein, with protein sequence MDNINTLSLNNLPPFKLLSEKALNKVLGSSKSVIFNIGQPLSKEENIQDSILFILDGTARLIGQDGNENYTIGKLGAGAFVGLASLLRVEGCEEVSAITKVIALSIPDQIIISLYEEEPDFREWCKSKLFPAEIHSLVRNLANENALQENNFMSFFKDSLAQVNLHTLQNNEYLKEDKNRIFFTASSNIENHNLHQIIDHKTKLIARPPLETRIISIPIDFYRSISKQKEDISQNETEINNNLIETDSKNLAPILPSRSSIDLGKNTNKKFKNRAIIRAKGRAEEALACLQMLSIQMDLPFRKDAVQKILRDNLSDGRAPTMELLGGICAMLGLHAGSARISAESGTRLQTPSLIPWKGSFVLVQESNSKGLVIASPSEGELIINSEELEDIFPDGIEVLFVDRTNSSPQIKFGANWFWPSLKKYKTVLSQVFLASFIVQLFGLANPLLIQVIIDKVINQRSLDTLQILGIALIFVTILGGIMGGLRTFMFTETTNRIDTRLGSEVIDHLLRLPLNYFDKRPVGELGSRIAELEKIRNFLTGQALTTVLDAAFSVIYILVMVIYSWLLTFIALAVVPLQVGLTLIGTPLIRKQIREVAIENANTQSHLVEVLTGIQTVKAQNVETVSRWKWQNLYNKYISRTFERTITGTALNETSQVLQQLSQLLVLWVGASLVLSGKLTLGQLIAFRIISGYVTQPLLRLSTIWQNLQELRVSFERLADIIDTPEESSESDKTNIPLPSIKGKVEFKNVSFAFDNSEINVLNNINLDIDQGTFTGIVGQSGSGKSTLMKLLPRLYSPNSGTIKIDNYDINKVELYSLRRQVGIVPQDPLLFAGTVSENIALTDPEASSDKIVQAARIAGAHEFIMELPNGYSSNVGERGAGLSGGQRQRIAIARTIISKPKLLIMDEATSALDYNTERQVCDNLKEFCKNTTVFFITHRLSTIKNADLVVMLHQGSLCEIGTHEELMNKLGRYYALYRQQEAS encoded by the coding sequence ATGGATAACATCAATACTCTTTCACTTAACAACTTACCACCATTCAAACTATTAAGTGAAAAAGCCTTAAACAAAGTCTTAGGTAGCTCAAAATCTGTCATTTTTAATATCGGCCAACCATTATCTAAGGAAGAAAATATACAAGATTCAATATTATTTATTCTTGATGGAACTGCAAGACTAATAGGTCAAGATGGCAATGAGAACTATACTATTGGCAAATTAGGTGCAGGAGCATTTGTTGGGTTAGCTTCATTGCTTAGAGTCGAAGGTTGTGAAGAAGTAAGTGCCATCACTAAAGTAATTGCTTTATCAATACCTGATCAAATTATTATTAGTTTATATGAAGAAGAACCAGATTTTAGAGAATGGTGCAAAAGTAAACTCTTTCCTGCAGAAATACATTCTTTAGTGAGAAATCTGGCAAATGAAAACGCATTACAAGAGAATAACTTCATGTCTTTCTTTAAAGATTCATTAGCTCAAGTTAATCTACATACTCTTCAAAATAATGAATATCTAAAAGAAGATAAAAATAGAATATTTTTTACTGCAAGTTCAAATATCGAAAATCATAATTTACATCAAATAATAGATCATAAGACTAAATTAATTGCCCGTCCACCGTTAGAGACAAGAATAATTTCTATACCTATAGATTTTTATAGATCAATAAGCAAACAGAAGGAAGATATTTCACAGAATGAAACTGAAATAAACAATAATCTCATAGAAACCGATTCTAAAAATTTAGCACCAATTTTACCTAGCCGCAGTAGTATTGATTTGGGAAAAAATACAAATAAGAAATTTAAAAACAGAGCAATAATCAGAGCAAAAGGTAGGGCTGAAGAGGCACTTGCTTGTCTACAAATGTTATCTATACAAATGGATTTGCCATTCAGAAAAGATGCTGTTCAAAAAATCTTAAGAGATAATTTGTCTGATGGCAGAGCACCAACAATGGAGCTTTTAGGCGGCATATGTGCAATGCTTGGATTACATGCTGGAAGTGCAAGAATATCCGCAGAGAGTGGTACTCGGTTGCAAACTCCATCTCTAATTCCATGGAAAGGAAGTTTTGTATTGGTTCAAGAAAGTAATTCCAAAGGATTAGTTATTGCATCACCTAGTGAGGGTGAATTAATAATTAATTCCGAAGAACTAGAGGATATTTTTCCCGATGGTATTGAAGTTCTATTTGTAGATAGAACCAACTCAAGTCCTCAAATTAAATTTGGAGCAAATTGGTTTTGGCCATCACTTAAAAAATATAAAACAGTTTTATCTCAAGTATTTTTAGCTTCATTCATCGTTCAACTTTTTGGTTTAGCTAATCCTTTATTAATCCAGGTTATTATCGACAAAGTCATTAATCAAAGAAGTTTAGACACTCTTCAAATACTTGGTATTGCCCTCATTTTTGTAACTATTCTTGGTGGCATAATGGGTGGTCTAAGAACATTTATGTTTACAGAAACTACGAATCGTATAGATACCAGATTAGGATCTGAAGTTATAGATCATTTATTAAGATTACCACTTAATTATTTTGATAAAAGACCCGTTGGTGAACTCGGAAGTCGAATTGCAGAATTAGAAAAGATTAGAAACTTTTTAACTGGTCAAGCCCTTACAACTGTTCTTGATGCGGCATTCTCTGTAATATATATATTAGTGATGGTTATTTATAGCTGGCTATTAACATTTATAGCTTTAGCAGTTGTTCCTTTACAAGTTGGTTTAACTTTAATAGGAACTCCTTTAATAAGAAAACAAATAAGAGAGGTCGCAATTGAAAATGCAAATACACAAAGTCACCTAGTTGAAGTTCTTACTGGAATTCAAACGGTAAAAGCACAAAATGTTGAAACTGTTAGTCGTTGGAAATGGCAAAACCTTTACAATAAATACATTTCCAGAACATTTGAGAGAACCATAACTGGGACAGCTTTAAACGAAACTAGTCAAGTATTACAGCAACTCTCTCAACTGCTAGTCCTTTGGGTTGGTGCTTCTTTAGTTTTATCTGGGAAACTAACATTAGGTCAACTAATTGCTTTTAGAATAATTTCTGGTTACGTAACACAACCACTTCTAAGACTCAGTACTATTTGGCAAAACCTACAAGAATTGAGAGTTTCTTTCGAAAGATTAGCCGATATAATTGACACCCCTGAGGAATCTTCAGAATCCGACAAAACCAACATTCCACTACCATCTATAAAAGGTAAAGTAGAGTTCAAAAATGTATCTTTTGCTTTTGATAACAGTGAAATTAATGTATTAAATAACATTAACCTTGATATAGATCAGGGAACTTTTACTGGAATAGTTGGACAGAGCGGAAGCGGAAAAAGCACTTTAATGAAATTGCTTCCAAGACTATATAGCCCTAATTCAGGAACAATAAAAATAGATAACTATGACATTAATAAAGTTGAACTTTATTCTTTGAGACGACAAGTAGGTATCGTTCCACAAGACCCTCTGTTATTTGCTGGAACAGTCAGTGAAAATATTGCATTAACTGATCCTGAGGCATCTAGCGACAAAATTGTGCAAGCTGCAAGAATCGCTGGTGCTCATGAGTTTATAATGGAATTACCAAATGGATATAGTTCAAATGTAGGAGAGAGAGGAGCTGGGCTTTCAGGCGGTCAAAGACAAAGAATTGCAATAGCTAGAACAATAATCAGTAAACCTAAACTTCTTATAATGGATGAGGCTACTAGTGCACTTGATTACAACACTGAGAGGCAAGTCTGCGACAACTTAAAAGAATTCTGTAAAAACACAACAGTATTTTTCATTACGCACCGCTTAAGTACAATCAAAAATGCCGATTTAGTTGTGATGTTACACCAAGGATCATTATGTGAAATTGGCACCCATGAAGAGCTAATGAATAAACTTGGAAGGTACTATGCTCTTTATAGACAGCAGGAGGCAAGTTGA
- a CDS encoding peptidylprolyl isomerase — protein MDELKNLDQATIKLLHKHDILLALIKNIFYEKSINDVELTSIEKKNIQDQFRKEHKLNSDEEYYEWIKTNNFKKDEFETNIYYNEKLKKLCIDKFFHKTESRFLKRKSELDIVVYSLIRLKDQFQAREIYLKLKEQEANFNDLAFQFSEGVEKVTKGLIGPIPLNKAHPKVIEILSSIKPGEIYKPFTLDNWHIILRLESFESATLDHNMKLHMAKELLMEWVEEQSKSIMSRLLSNP, from the coding sequence ATGGATGAATTAAAAAATCTTGATCAAGCAACTATAAAACTTTTACATAAACATGATATTTTACTTGCTTTAATTAAAAATATTTTTTATGAAAAAAGTATTAACGATGTTGAATTAACTTCTATAGAGAAAAAAAATATTCAAGATCAATTCCGAAAGGAACATAAACTAAATAGCGATGAAGAGTATTACGAATGGATTAAAACTAATAATTTTAAAAAAGATGAATTTGAAACTAACATTTATTATAATGAAAAATTGAAAAAACTCTGTATAGATAAATTCTTCCACAAAACTGAATCTAGGTTTTTAAAAAGAAAATCGGAACTTGATATTGTCGTATATAGCCTAATCAGATTAAAAGATCAATTTCAAGCTAGAGAAATTTACTTAAAACTAAAAGAGCAAGAAGCTAATTTCAATGATTTAGCATTCCAATTCTCTGAGGGAGTTGAAAAGGTAACTAAAGGATTAATAGGTCCAATACCTCTTAACAAAGCTCACCCCAAAGTAATCGAAATCCTTAGTTCTATAAAACCAGGAGAAATTTACAAACCTTTTACTCTGGATAATTGGCACATTATTCTTCGGTTAGAATCCTTTGAATCTGCAACTCTAGATCACAATATGAAGTTACATATGGCTAAAGAATTACTAATGGAATGGGTAGAGGAACAATCAAAGTCTATAATGAGTAGATTATTGAGTAATCCATAA
- a CDS encoding HlyD family secretion protein, with protein MINKIKKLNISSLYEKNFWINNKKIILDKIKINKLVKKFNYLRQNNIIGKTYNQISLDKIEPNRWIKKLKDFSEKAIARNSNEVVLKDSTYWASAISWSIMGGTVFGLSWLAFAKTEEIVIAQGKLEPINGVVDVQMPFEGIIGEILVEEGEKVEKGQILLKLDTEVTDARRKALSNSLLISKDLLERYKALVKEGAIAEIQLLDQQNKISELESRIAESNVTLKYQSIIAPSNGIVFDLKPKASGFVGRTTEPVMKIVPIEKLKATVEIASKDIGFVSVGKSVDISIDSFPATDFGVIHGQVTKIGSDALVPEPSQNKGFRFPADIKLESQHLILKNKKRLPLQTGMSLTANIKLRKVSYLQLLLNNFEDKADSLRAL; from the coding sequence TTGATTAATAAAATTAAAAAACTAAATATTTCTTCGTTATATGAAAAAAACTTTTGGATAAATAATAAAAAAATTATTCTTGATAAAATCAAAATCAATAAATTAGTTAAAAAATTCAATTATTTAAGACAGAATAATATTATTGGAAAAACATATAATCAAATTTCACTTGATAAAATAGAACCTAATAGATGGATTAAGAAATTAAAAGATTTCAGTGAAAAAGCTATTGCTCGAAACTCAAATGAAGTTGTTTTAAAAGATTCAACTTATTGGGCAAGCGCAATTAGTTGGTCAATTATGGGTGGAACTGTGTTTGGCTTAAGTTGGTTGGCATTTGCCAAGACAGAAGAGATAGTAATCGCTCAAGGGAAACTCGAACCAATAAATGGTGTAGTAGATGTTCAAATGCCTTTTGAGGGTATCATTGGAGAAATACTTGTTGAGGAAGGTGAGAAAGTTGAAAAAGGTCAAATCCTACTTAAATTAGATACCGAAGTGACTGATGCAAGGAGAAAAGCATTATCTAATAGTTTATTGATTAGTAAAGATTTGCTAGAAAGATATAAAGCTCTTGTTAAAGAAGGGGCAATTGCAGAAATACAGCTTCTCGATCAACAAAATAAAATTTCTGAATTAGAAAGCAGGATAGCCGAGTCAAACGTCACACTAAAATATCAATCGATTATTGCACCTTCAAATGGAATAGTTTTTGATTTGAAGCCAAAAGCATCTGGTTTTGTTGGGAGAACAACCGAGCCAGTCATGAAAATAGTCCCTATTGAAAAACTAAAAGCAACAGTAGAAATAGCAAGCAAAGATATAGGTTTTGTAAGTGTTGGTAAATCAGTGGATATAAGTATTGATTCATTTCCTGCTACAGATTTTGGAGTAATTCACGGACAGGTAACTAAAATTGGATCCGATGCATTGGTGCCCGAGCCATCTCAAAATAAGGGGTTTAGGTTCCCTGCAGATATCAAATTGGAATCACAGCACTTAATCTTAAAGAATAAAAAAAGGCTACCATTGCAAACAGGTATGAGTCTTACTGCAAATATAAAATTAAGAAAAGTTAGCTATCTACAATTGCTTTTAAATAATTTTGAAGACAAAGCTGATTCTTTGAGAGCTCTATAA